One genomic segment of Fervidobacterium pennivorans includes these proteins:
- a CDS encoding DUF4127 family protein, whose protein sequence is MRVLFLPLDERFCTKDYFIHLCSSVGIDVIFPEHFGLKKTPADVEYLANWLVQNSLGCDFAVLSLDMLLHGGLVPSRLDYTQEETLIKRLNVLSLVKKQNSNLKIYATKTVTRIPTYNSMEEEPDYWVYFGKALYEYSTSLASGHNIKEHNIPQWIIQDFLWRRRRNLQTTKEAINLVKAGVIDFLSIMLDDNSEGSLVYKEACELEQLVAQLGLNEKVQIRNGADEASLSLISKCLCDHFRLQPRFKVIYRKPEHAYLVPPYHSDELDTSTKSHILGAGGHPVDLESEFDILLYVNNFEPDEPKEAPFQNKSIQNLKRTEHAELIEWIDLAYEQNKIIAIADVRYANGSDNSLVERILEKPINWELTTYYGWNTAGNTLGSTCAHSVLLYLSKKGLLQIDREKLEKYQSILLLEHWGYQANVRKMLYEELRRRNQDINSCLSMIKDEEWAKRFVEKNLEVYMDRINQSLKKNWKYSVFFPWHRPFEIGIVLIDTKQVVG, encoded by the coding sequence ATGAGAGTATTATTTCTTCCACTAGATGAAAGATTTTGCACTAAAGACTACTTCATTCACCTTTGCTCGTCTGTTGGTATAGATGTAATTTTTCCCGAGCATTTTGGGTTAAAAAAAACACCGGCAGACGTTGAATATTTAGCTAACTGGTTGGTACAAAACTCTCTTGGTTGCGATTTTGCAGTGCTATCTTTGGATATGCTCTTGCATGGCGGACTGGTCCCATCGAGGTTGGATTATACCCAAGAAGAGACATTAATTAAACGCTTGAATGTTCTGTCACTTGTGAAAAAACAAAACAGCAATCTAAAAATATACGCAACGAAGACTGTTACAAGAATACCTACGTACAACTCTATGGAAGAAGAACCAGACTACTGGGTTTACTTTGGTAAAGCTCTATATGAGTATTCCACAAGCCTTGCCAGTGGGCATAATATTAAAGAGCACAATATTCCTCAGTGGATAATTCAGGACTTTTTGTGGAGACGAAGGAGGAACTTACAGACCACCAAGGAAGCTATCAACCTTGTGAAAGCAGGTGTTATAGACTTCTTAAGCATAATGCTTGATGACAACTCCGAAGGTAGTCTTGTCTACAAAGAAGCGTGTGAACTCGAACAGCTGGTTGCACAATTGGGCTTAAACGAGAAGGTACAAATAAGAAACGGTGCAGACGAAGCTTCGTTAAGTCTAATTTCAAAATGTCTCTGCGATCATTTCCGCCTTCAGCCAAGGTTTAAAGTCATCTATCGAAAGCCAGAACATGCTTATCTTGTGCCCCCGTATCATAGCGATGAACTGGACACGTCTACCAAAAGCCACATTTTAGGAGCTGGTGGACATCCTGTCGACTTAGAATCTGAGTTTGATATTTTGCTTTACGTGAACAATTTTGAACCAGACGAACCAAAAGAAGCACCTTTTCAGAATAAATCGATTCAGAATTTAAAACGCACTGAACACGCTGAATTAATAGAATGGATCGACCTTGCTTACGAACAAAACAAGATAATAGCAATTGCAGATGTAAGATACGCGAATGGTTCGGATAATTCTTTAGTTGAAAGGATATTGGAAAAACCAATAAATTGGGAACTTACAACTTACTACGGCTGGAACACAGCAGGTAACACGCTTGGCTCAACGTGTGCACATTCAGTATTGTTGTATCTCAGCAAAAAGGGTTTACTTCAAATAGACAGAGAGAAACTGGAGAAATATCAGTCAATACTTCTATTAGAACACTGGGGCTACCAAGCTAATGTCCGAAAGATGCTCTATGAGGAGCTCAGAAGACGTAACCAAGATATAAATTCATGTCTTTCAATGATTAAAGATGAAGAATGGGCTAAGAGGTTCGTCGAGAAAAATCTCGAAGTGTACATGGACAGAATAAACCAATCTTTAAAAAAGAACTGGAAATACTCAGTCTTTTTCCCATGGCACCGTCCTTTTGAAATAGGCATAGTGCTTATCGATACTAAGCAGGTGGTTGGTTAG
- a CDS encoding ROK family protein: MEKKIIAVDIGGTTVKGAVFSKNKIQKKVVKNTSRVDPLNTTIKIIEQLMENDKEISAIGIATAGRVNSLTGEILYATPNLKNWAGRNIKKELETLFGIPTYVINDAKAATLAEAYTRKVHSLVFLTIGTGLGGGVFIDGKLVNGTLWEAGEIGHTILYPNGRKCNCGKRGCAEQYISMKVLHRYAKIPLAERNQLLAGFINNEEKVLAAVEKLCGNLAMLIDKIFLIIDPEIVVVGGGFSELGEMALHILRNKLIEYSSKSLYHPTQVELSIFQNDAGLIGASLFAATQYEEVVYHG, translated from the coding sequence ATGGAAAAGAAAATCATTGCAGTTGATATTGGTGGAACTACCGTTAAAGGCGCAGTATTTTCCAAAAATAAAATACAAAAAAAGGTTGTTAAGAACACATCTAGGGTAGATCCGCTAAACACGACAATAAAGATCATTGAACAGTTAATGGAAAATGACAAAGAAATATCAGCCATCGGTATTGCAACAGCAGGAAGAGTTAACTCATTAACGGGAGAAATCTTATATGCTACACCCAACTTGAAGAACTGGGCAGGTAGAAACATAAAAAAAGAGCTGGAAACTCTCTTTGGCATCCCGACATATGTTATAAACGATGCCAAAGCAGCTACATTAGCTGAAGCTTACACTCGTAAAGTGCACTCACTTGTCTTTTTAACCATAGGAACGGGATTAGGCGGGGGGGTCTTTATTGATGGTAAATTGGTAAATGGAACTTTGTGGGAAGCTGGGGAAATTGGGCATACCATACTTTATCCAAATGGTCGAAAATGTAACTGTGGCAAGAGAGGTTGCGCAGAGCAGTACATATCTATGAAAGTTCTCCACAGGTACGCAAAAATCCCCTTAGCTGAAAGGAATCAGTTGCTTGCCGGTTTCATAAACAACGAAGAAAAAGTGTTAGCTGCAGTTGAAAAATTGTGCGGTAACCTGGCGATGTTGATTGATAAAATATTTCTCATCATAGACCCAGAAATTGTAGTCGTTGGCGGAGGATTTTCAGAGCTTGGAGAAATGGCCTTGCATATACTTAGGAACAAGCTGATAGAGTATTCGTCTAAATCTCTTTATCATCCAACTCAGGTCGAACTCAGCATCTTTCAAAACGACGCTGGGCTTATTGGTGCTTCTCTTTTCGCTGCAACGCAGTATGAGGAGGTAGTATATCATGGTTGA
- a CDS encoding MurR/RpiR family transcriptional regulator: protein MVEDILTRLSYQPGALTKKEKIIAQYVIENGEEVVHMSITELSDLLNVGEGTIVRFCQKLGFEGFHSFKIFLAKSLPNNKNEAESFSSEDLLLQIKTNHINTIVQTYELLSSSKEVLSKCAEIISQCKKLYTVGVGASGATALDAYYKFMRIGIDTFFSQDTHLVAMALATSTSNDVLLAFSQSGSTSVIVDLAKMAKDNNTKIVAVTGHKRSPLAEVADYVLLTPIREAPFESGAIRSKISQLHVLEALFEMTKRNIKERANHYIQQTARAVERWIY, encoded by the coding sequence ATGGTTGAAGATATCTTGACGCGTTTAAGTTACCAACCCGGTGCTCTGACTAAAAAGGAAAAAATAATAGCACAGTACGTCATAGAGAACGGTGAAGAGGTTGTGCATATGAGCATCACAGAACTTTCTGATTTATTGAACGTTGGTGAAGGCACTATCGTTAGATTTTGTCAAAAACTCGGTTTTGAAGGATTTCATTCTTTCAAAATATTTCTTGCAAAAAGTTTACCAAATAACAAAAACGAGGCAGAATCCTTTTCTTCTGAGGACCTGCTTTTGCAAATAAAAACGAATCACATTAATACTATTGTACAAACGTACGAATTACTCAGTTCGTCCAAGGAAGTCCTAAGCAAGTGTGCCGAAATAATTTCGCAATGCAAAAAGCTTTACACAGTAGGTGTTGGTGCATCTGGAGCAACAGCATTGGATGCATACTACAAATTTATGAGAATAGGTATTGATACGTTCTTTTCCCAAGACACCCACTTAGTAGCTATGGCACTTGCCACCTCCACTTCGAATGATGTCCTTCTTGCCTTTTCTCAAAGCGGGTCAACATCTGTGATCGTAGATCTGGCGAAAATGGCAAAGGACAATAATACAAAAATTGTTGCCGTAACGGGACATAAGAGATCTCCTCTTGCAGAAGTCGCTGATTATGTTTTACTTACGCCTATTCGCGAAGCACCATTTGAAAGCGGTGCGATAAGATCGAAAATTTCTCAGCTACATGTCTTAGAAGCTCTATTTGAAATGACTAAGCGGAATATAAAAGAAAGGGCAAACCACTATATACAACAAACTGCTCGCGCTGTTGAAAGGTGGATTTACTAG
- a CDS encoding SpoIID/LytB domain-containing protein: MKPCVKVLFLFAILVQVVSFASTSQTRISVLLSVELDSSGASKGYLFSVVKFECLSSVKVNDSAFSAGDIIEITTNQGGLIVNGNAVGVDTLVLKGTVKLLSAKRALGVPQYSDTIYVKFVNGKIALINELELENYVELVVPSEVPSWFEKEAIKAQAVLARSRAVADVLSGPKEKFFGAHCDDSTNSQVFNNQIVSNIIKVAVSETTGEILVIDGKPMDTIVYFSTSAGFTSNSEEVWSDAKGKFPGEPIPYLRSKPQFSKFIVNEVNEVFWDKFFRSFWGLEKELCDFYDRESPWFRWKVTMTREELEVSISKGLVAREKADLTLGFDAIRTVEGRLIDVNDPNFSIGELKDLQVMKRGQGGIVMTLRIIAESGIYDVDKEYNIRFVIRPTKAITGMPKDINLERHDGSLVSNYSILPSGYFTFVIEKFEGKIKQITFYGGGNGHGVGMSQYGANYLAKNGKNYQEIIRTFYEGEIEKAF; the protein is encoded by the coding sequence ATGAAACCGTGTGTAAAGGTTTTATTTTTGTTTGCGATTCTTGTACAGGTAGTTTCGTTTGCTTCAACGTCTCAAACACGTATTTCGGTACTCTTAAGCGTCGAACTCGACTCATCCGGGGCTTCAAAAGGTTATCTTTTTAGCGTGGTAAAGTTCGAGTGTCTCAGTTCTGTCAAAGTAAACGATAGCGCGTTCTCAGCTGGGGACATAATTGAAATAACAACAAACCAAGGAGGTCTCATAGTAAATGGTAACGCTGTAGGAGTTGATACATTAGTTCTAAAAGGTACTGTGAAGTTACTATCAGCAAAGCGAGCGCTCGGAGTACCACAGTACTCAGACACAATATATGTTAAATTTGTCAATGGAAAGATTGCGTTAATTAACGAACTGGAATTAGAGAATTATGTAGAGTTAGTTGTTCCAAGCGAGGTACCATCATGGTTTGAGAAGGAGGCGATTAAAGCTCAAGCTGTTTTGGCAAGAAGCAGAGCGGTGGCAGACGTTTTGAGCGGGCCGAAAGAAAAGTTCTTCGGAGCTCACTGTGATGACAGTACAAATAGCCAGGTTTTCAACAATCAGATAGTTAGCAATATAATTAAGGTTGCAGTTTCCGAAACGACTGGTGAAATTTTAGTTATCGACGGTAAACCAATGGATACGATAGTGTATTTTTCAACATCTGCTGGATTCACTTCAAACAGTGAGGAAGTTTGGAGCGACGCAAAGGGCAAATTCCCAGGTGAACCGATACCTTATCTAAGATCAAAGCCACAGTTCTCAAAATTTATTGTAAATGAAGTAAACGAAGTATTTTGGGATAAATTCTTCAGATCTTTCTGGGGCCTTGAAAAAGAACTTTGCGATTTTTATGACCGAGAGTCTCCATGGTTTCGATGGAAAGTAACTATGACCAGAGAGGAACTCGAGGTTTCAATTAGTAAAGGTCTTGTTGCAAGGGAAAAGGCCGACCTTACCTTAGGGTTCGATGCCATTAGAACAGTTGAAGGAAGGCTAATAGACGTAAATGATCCAAACTTCTCCATAGGAGAGCTGAAAGACTTACAGGTCATGAAACGAGGGCAAGGTGGCATCGTTATGACTCTCAGAATTATAGCAGAAAGCGGAATCTACGATGTCGACAAAGAATATAACATACGTTTCGTTATAAGACCTACAAAAGCAATAACCGGTATGCCAAAAGACATAAACCTTGAAAGGCACGACGGAAGTCTTGTTTCCAACTATTCCATTCTCCCCAGCGGGTATTTCACGTTTGTAATAGAGAAATTCGAAGGAAAGATAAAGCAGATCACATTTTACGGTGGTGGAAACGGCCATGGTGTTGGTATGAGTCAGTACGGCGCAAATTATCTCGCTAAAAATGGCAAGAACTATCAAGAGATCATTCGTACATTCTACGAAGGTGAAATAGAAAAAGCGTTTTAA
- a CDS encoding ABC transporter substrate-binding protein, translated as MKRFYAILTLLVLMVTISLGAELSMIISVTGPFQRNFNPYFAGATGYVAAGFIYETLIYANTKTGDFVPWLASEFKWGAGYKEITFKLRRGVKWSDGTSFTADDVIFTFETLKKFPALDVPGVWKGGLAEVVKVDDYTVKLKLSTVNTLYLYSVAGVYILPKHIWSKVEDPSKFTNENPVGTGAYLLDNFSTQVITLKKNPNYWNAANVKVDSIRIPAFSGNESAQLAVANGEIDWAGINFPQIEKLVQQRKELNYWFAEGNPVFLFFNLAKDPFKDATLRKAFAYAINTDMLIKIGMTGYAAPVNPVVIKSGYEYLISEDLKNLWWKYDPKTAEKLFAQAGFKRGKDGILAKGNIKLSYELLVPAGWTDWIAVCELLSQQMANYGVELKVTPIDYGEYLQRIRNKNFDVVLSWSNYGATPYNFYDNHLNSANAYVGSNRGGWIDKTTDELLAKIKETADVSARKVIMSRLQRILLENVPAVPLYYNPVWFIYSTKNFTGWPNEKKPYVEPRITGMDKIYLIMNLEPVK; from the coding sequence ATGAAAAGGTTTTATGCGATTCTGACACTGTTGGTACTGATGGTAACTATTTCACTTGGTGCAGAACTTTCCATGATAATTTCTGTCACAGGTCCATTCCAGAGGAACTTTAACCCGTATTTTGCAGGTGCTACCGGCTACGTTGCAGCAGGTTTCATTTACGAAACATTGATATATGCGAACACAAAAACAGGAGATTTTGTACCTTGGCTGGCATCAGAGTTTAAATGGGGTGCTGGCTACAAAGAAATTACTTTCAAATTGCGCAGAGGAGTCAAGTGGTCAGACGGAACATCTTTTACAGCAGATGACGTGATATTCACATTCGAAACGCTGAAAAAATTCCCTGCACTTGATGTTCCGGGGGTTTGGAAAGGTGGACTGGCTGAGGTTGTGAAAGTCGACGACTATACCGTGAAATTAAAACTCTCAACAGTAAACACACTCTATTTGTATAGCGTTGCGGGAGTTTACATACTTCCAAAGCACATTTGGAGCAAAGTTGAAGATCCGTCAAAGTTCACCAATGAAAATCCTGTTGGAACAGGAGCTTATCTACTCGATAACTTTTCCACACAGGTTATAACGTTGAAGAAGAACCCAAACTACTGGAATGCTGCAAACGTAAAAGTTGATTCGATAAGAATACCCGCGTTTAGCGGCAACGAAAGTGCACAGTTGGCGGTTGCAAACGGTGAAATCGACTGGGCTGGTATTAACTTCCCACAGATCGAGAAACTTGTTCAGCAGAGGAAAGAACTGAACTATTGGTTTGCAGAGGGTAATCCAGTGTTCTTGTTCTTTAATCTTGCAAAAGACCCATTCAAGGATGCGACCTTGAGGAAAGCATTTGCATATGCAATTAATACTGACATGTTGATCAAAATCGGAATGACCGGTTATGCTGCCCCAGTGAATCCGGTTGTTATTAAGTCTGGATACGAGTATCTGATAAGCGAAGATTTGAAGAATTTGTGGTGGAAGTATGACCCAAAGACTGCAGAGAAGCTTTTTGCTCAGGCCGGTTTCAAGAGAGGAAAAGATGGAATTCTTGCGAAGGGTAATATTAAGCTTAGTTACGAATTATTAGTTCCAGCAGGATGGACAGACTGGATCGCCGTTTGTGAGTTGCTATCACAACAAATGGCGAACTACGGAGTTGAGCTAAAAGTTACACCTATAGATTACGGTGAATATTTGCAAAGAATTCGGAACAAGAACTTCGACGTAGTTCTGAGCTGGTCAAATTACGGCGCTACTCCGTACAATTTCTACGATAACCATCTGAACTCTGCAAATGCATACGTTGGTAGTAACAGAGGTGGATGGATAGATAAGACAACCGACGAACTTTTGGCGAAGATAAAGGAAACAGCAGACGTATCTGCAAGGAAGGTTATCATGTCAAGGTTACAAAGAATCCTTCTTGAAAACGTACCAGCTGTTCCTTTGTATTACAATCCAGTTTGGTTCATTTACTCGACGAAGAACTTTACAGGCTGGCCAAATGAAAAAAAGCCTTACGTAGAACCAAGAATTACCGGTATGGATAAAATTTACCTCATCATGAACTTGGAACCTGTTAAATAA
- a CDS encoding ABC transporter permease, protein MRGLKYVANRLFFFVITLFFALTINFILPRLMPGDPAERILSRFGPNVDEKAIEAMRIALGVEKDKNLLSQFVDYLKNTITGNFGISYLHYPVPVSQVLRNSIPWTLGLVGTSTILSFLLGTFLGIYAGWNRDKLSGSALLVFSLSLRAIPYFWLAMIILYIFGYKLGWFPLSNAYSTTEILTGFSLVLSVIYHAILPSITLIVASLGSWILTMRNNMVSVLSEDFITLAEAKGLDERYIMVHYAARNAILPSITAFGISLGFVVSGALLTEIVYSYPGVGYQLYRAVLSQDFPLIQAIFFFISLSVLLANLIMDFVYAFLDPRVRG, encoded by the coding sequence GTGAGAGGTTTGAAGTACGTTGCCAACAGATTGTTTTTCTTTGTTATAACTCTTTTCTTCGCTCTCACGATTAATTTTATTCTTCCCAGGCTTATGCCAGGTGACCCTGCAGAAAGGATCCTTTCACGCTTTGGTCCAAACGTGGACGAAAAAGCTATAGAGGCAATGAGAATAGCCCTTGGTGTAGAAAAAGATAAAAATTTATTATCACAGTTCGTTGATTACTTAAAAAACACGATCACAGGGAACTTCGGTATATCTTATCTTCACTATCCCGTCCCGGTGTCACAGGTTCTGAGAAATTCGATTCCATGGACTCTAGGGCTAGTCGGAACCTCAACAATTTTGAGCTTCTTGCTTGGAACTTTTCTTGGTATATATGCAGGATGGAATAGAGATAAACTGAGTGGCTCTGCGTTACTGGTATTTTCACTTTCGTTAAGAGCAATTCCATACTTCTGGTTAGCGATGATAATATTGTACATTTTCGGCTATAAACTTGGATGGTTCCCGTTATCGAATGCTTACTCTACAACAGAGATTCTAACAGGTTTCAGTTTAGTCTTAAGTGTAATATACCACGCGATACTGCCTAGTATAACACTTATCGTTGCATCCCTTGGAAGCTGGATACTGACAATGAGAAACAACATGGTGTCTGTTCTTTCAGAAGATTTCATCACCCTAGCGGAAGCAAAAGGTTTGGACGAGAGATATATAATGGTGCACTACGCGGCAAGAAATGCAATATTGCCGAGTATTACTGCATTTGGTATATCACTCGGTTTCGTCGTCAGTGGAGCCCTATTAACAGAGATAGTGTATTCATATCCAGGTGTAGGTTATCAACTTTACAGAGCTGTCCTTAGCCAGGATTTCCCGTTAATACAGGCTATATTCTTCTTTATTTCTCTCTCTGTGCTTTTAGCGAACCTCATCATGGACTTTGTCTATGCCTTTTTGGATCCACGTGTTAGGGGGTAG
- a CDS encoding ABC transporter permease, whose translation MKWKIGIAIILTFILMGIFAPFLTKYEPNKTVGMPYQPPTREHPLGTDRMGRDILSQVFYGARLSLTIGISTGLIMTTIATTVGMIAGYYGGIVDRILSTLTDIFLVIPGLPLMIVISSYMRVRGPLMVILVIAFTSWGSGARIIRSQMLSLKNREFALASKVIGENDFYTIFVELLPNMLSLVASIFFSSVLYAIIGEASLSFLGLSDVSKITWGTMLYWAQNANALLNGMWYWVLAPGLCILLLGTAFALISFSIDEITNPRLRAR comes from the coding sequence GTGAAGTGGAAAATAGGGATTGCTATTATTCTCACGTTCATACTTATGGGAATCTTCGCACCTTTTCTTACAAAGTACGAGCCAAATAAAACGGTTGGAATGCCATACCAACCACCAACCCGGGAGCATCCGCTGGGAACTGACAGAATGGGGCGTGATATACTCTCTCAGGTCTTCTACGGTGCTCGCCTTTCTCTCACGATAGGCATTTCTACAGGTTTGATAATGACAACAATAGCAACTACCGTCGGTATGATAGCGGGTTATTACGGTGGTATTGTAGATAGAATCTTGTCAACTCTAACTGATATATTTCTTGTTATCCCAGGATTGCCGTTAATGATCGTAATAAGTTCGTACATGCGCGTGAGAGGACCTCTGATGGTGATTTTGGTCATAGCGTTCACAAGCTGGGGTTCTGGTGCAAGGATTATCAGGTCTCAAATGTTATCGCTCAAGAATAGGGAGTTCGCTCTTGCTTCGAAGGTTATCGGCGAGAATGATTTCTACACAATATTCGTTGAATTGCTTCCGAACATGCTTTCGCTCGTTGCCTCTATTTTTTTCAGTTCCGTTCTTTATGCGATAATCGGCGAAGCTTCTTTGTCTTTCTTGGGCCTCAGTGATGTGAGTAAAATTACGTGGGGGACGATGTTATATTGGGCGCAGAATGCAAATGCGTTGTTAAACGGCATGTGGTATTGGGTTCTTGCCCCTGGGCTTTGCATACTACTCCTTGGTACAGCGTTCGCACTTATCAGTTTTTCGATAGATGAAATCACAAATCCAAGGCTAAGGGCCAGATAA
- a CDS encoding ABC transporter ATP-binding protein, with product MFEIKELNAGYEFRNRFVHAVRNVSLTVEEGDFYGIAGESGCGKSTLVLAALKLLKKPGKILSGQVLLDGVDVLSLPDETLRKIRWKRLSLVTQSSMNSLNPVKRIKDQMADVLIRNHGFSKSDAYNLVKEKLQLVGITADRMESYPHQLSGGMRQRVVIAMALLLSPSVVVMDEPTTALDVVVQRSILQQIEELRKKENFSTIFITHDISLLFELASKISIMYAGELVEIGLARDVYTRPMHPYTKGLIEALPSISKDLDSYKSIPGRPVDLAIPIQGCPFKERCPYAFERCAVEKPQMRYIELDGNGRWVSCHLY from the coding sequence GTGTTTGAAATAAAAGAGCTCAACGCTGGATATGAGTTCAGGAATAGGTTCGTACACGCTGTTAGAAATGTCTCACTTACTGTCGAAGAAGGGGACTTCTATGGGATCGCAGGCGAGTCAGGTTGCGGAAAATCTACGTTAGTGCTGGCCGCACTGAAATTGCTAAAAAAACCTGGAAAAATACTGTCCGGTCAGGTTTTGCTGGATGGTGTAGACGTTCTGTCTTTACCGGACGAAACGTTAAGAAAAATACGATGGAAGAGGCTTTCACTGGTTACACAGAGTTCTATGAATTCGCTGAACCCTGTCAAAAGGATAAAAGACCAAATGGCGGATGTGCTAATTAGGAACCATGGTTTTTCGAAAAGTGATGCATATAACTTGGTAAAAGAGAAATTGCAGTTGGTTGGGATTACCGCTGACCGCATGGAAAGTTATCCGCACCAGTTGTCTGGTGGCATGAGGCAACGTGTAGTTATTGCCATGGCACTGCTCTTATCACCGAGCGTTGTTGTAATGGATGAGCCGACAACAGCTCTCGATGTTGTGGTGCAAAGGTCTATACTTCAGCAAATCGAAGAGCTTAGAAAAAAGGAAAATTTTTCAACAATTTTTATCACACATGATATATCTCTATTATTCGAGCTTGCGAGTAAGATATCAATCATGTACGCAGGAGAACTTGTCGAGATCGGCCTTGCCAGAGATGTTTACACAAGACCGATGCATCCCTACACAAAAGGGCTTATCGAAGCATTACCAAGCATTTCAAAAGATTTGGATTCCTACAAGAGCATACCTGGTCGACCTGTCGACCTAGCAATACCAATACAAGGATGCCCATTCAAGGAACGATGTCCTTACGCTTTCGAACGTTGTGCAGTTGAAAAACCGCAGATGAGATACATTGAACTCGACGGAAATGGCAGGTGGGTTTCGTGTCATCTGTACTGA
- a CDS encoding ABC transporter ATP-binding protein, whose amino-acid sequence MSSVLKVENLKKEFSIRKGFNILTVKALRGVDLDLKENEIVSIVGESGCGKTTLLRVLARIYEPTAGKIFLFGRELPKKLGRKEELEFRKNVQMVFQDPFASLNPTKTIAHMLERPLKIHKIQNKQQVIEDVLHEVELTPVESYLEKYPHELSGGQRQRVVFARAIITKPRIILADEPTSMLDVSIKSGILNLMLKLRNDYKIAFLHVTHDLAAAKYVSDRIMVMYAGIVVEEGNAKEVVNNPLHPYTKLLKEAAPDPEKVSATNFIDAGEPPSLINPPPGCPFAPRCKFARPECSKEVDFVEVEGRKVRCVLYR is encoded by the coding sequence GTGTCATCTGTACTGAAGGTAGAAAACCTAAAGAAAGAATTTTCAATTAGAAAGGGATTTAATATACTTACAGTAAAAGCACTTAGAGGTGTCGATCTGGACCTTAAAGAAAATGAGATAGTCTCAATAGTTGGGGAAAGTGGATGTGGCAAGACCACCCTACTAAGAGTTTTGGCAAGGATATATGAACCAACAGCTGGAAAGATTTTCCTATTTGGTAGAGAATTACCTAAAAAGCTTGGAAGGAAAGAGGAACTCGAATTCAGAAAGAACGTACAAATGGTTTTTCAAGATCCCTTTGCCTCTCTCAACCCCACAAAAACCATTGCACATATGTTGGAAAGGCCTCTGAAGATTCATAAGATACAAAATAAGCAGCAAGTTATCGAGGATGTACTCCACGAAGTTGAACTGACACCTGTTGAGAGCTACCTGGAAAAGTATCCACATGAGCTTTCTGGGGGGCAAAGGCAACGCGTTGTGTTTGCGCGAGCTATTATAACTAAACCGAGAATAATCTTGGCAGACGAACCAACTTCTATGTTAGATGTCTCCATAAAGTCAGGTATTTTAAATCTGATGTTGAAACTTAGGAATGACTATAAGATAGCATTCCTACATGTTACGCATGACCTAGCCGCAGCAAAATATGTATCCGATAGGATAATGGTTATGTACGCAGGTATCGTCGTTGAAGAAGGCAATGCAAAAGAAGTCGTGAATAACCCACTGCATCCTTACACAAAATTGTTGAAAGAGGCGGCACCCGACCCTGAAAAAGTTTCGGCCACTAATTTTATCGATGCAGGTGAACCTCCGAGTTTGATAAATCCCCCGCCTGGATGTCCTTTCGCGCCACGATGTAAGTTCGCCAGACCTGAATGTAGCAAAGAGGTAGATTTTGTGGAAGTTGAAGGAAGAAAAGTTAGGTGTGTACTTTATAGATAG